A region of Anguilla anguilla isolate fAngAng1 chromosome 18, fAngAng1.pri, whole genome shotgun sequence DNA encodes the following proteins:
- the LOC118218209 gene encoding aftiphilin-like isoform X1, with protein MEPDVIRMYSSSPPPLDDAPEEEDEEFGDFGGFSGVASSVSFGEFDSPKGFGQSRAADTSPPGRSGGTVAAGFAPGGPGRGPGAAQLRSDPRDPGCSHASPLPERMFGSEAVRKPAPGAQAASGGRAESRARDCNRDVPAAEGFNNGFGPFDAEEAPVVRPKKRGPAAKPTLDCCGHRPVTSSTPAGPPRICSLGSDGPLHASGAPGGTSLGGMVSEPRSGTALVETSMEKNGLEDSVGRTGSPTPTMAPLADLNDREWGESERGNPEPRTELPSALREQSPASLNGAEEGGAEVGGAEDECAVGPGTVSASVSDDFASFCQAVSPDGLEDFGDFNATGFAAPPFLEGEEPPANRTNEEGSSGDFGQTETLDRVADLAARPTTESTEEGEFGGSEDGESVKKEGEEDQGEFAGFPGSDSFADFSSAPTGAEPDSPAGWSAFEQPEDAAPAGGSSWAAFQAEQGAVLGGENEETSWDDAATAPPSGCPRTCRRDSLTASLASRLERLFRVSFPAVGEPEAGGEVPSLKALLEPPDARLEPGEERSSASHSTGPRDVWWRLQDIHDAFGLRYQWGGSHSNRALLCSLGIDNRSILFTGQKKQPVIVPAYAASLGMLEPTKDPASPLSAAEKTASIAQAPSTSLEISTSPDSTQQEALLPIQFDWSSSGLTNPLDGKLTTAKLETSNTSSLPDSFAHPISAVGKTCSSSRKHRQEGALSEEAARVMAALPDLSFMLARVVMFPVAVT; from the exons ATGGAGCCGGACGTCATACGCATGTACTCCtcgtccccaccccccctggaCGACGCgcccgaggaggaggacgaggaatTCGGGGACTTCGGCGGCTTCTCGGGGGTGGCCTCCAGCGTCAGCTTCGGCGAGTTCGACTCCCCCAAAGGCTTCGGCCAGTCCCGCGCCGCGGACACGTCGCCCCCCGGCCGCTCGGGCGGGACGGTCGCGGCCGGCTTCGCCCCGGGGGGTCCTGGCCGGGGCCCTGGTGCGGCCCAGCTGCGGTCTGACCCCCGCGACCCCGGCTGCAGCCACGCCTCCCCGCTGCCTGAAAGGATGTTCGGCAGCGAGGCTGTCCGAAAGCCCGCCCCTGGGGCCCAGGCGGCCAGTGGCGGGCGAGCTGAGAGCCGCGCCCGCGACTGCAACCGGGACGTCCCGGCCGCGGAGGGTTTTAACAACGGCTTTGGGCCGTTTGACGCGGAGGAAGCCCCTGTCGTCAGACCCAAAAAGAGAGGGCCGGCTGCTAAGCCCACACTGGACTGTTGTGGGCACAGGCCTGTGACCAGCTCCACCCCAGCGGGCCCACCCCGAATCTGCAGCCTGGGGTCAGATGGTCCGCTGCACGCTAGCGGAGCGCCTGGAGGGACGTCCCTGGGCGGCATGGTCAGTGAACCGCGCTCTGGGACAGCGCTGGTCGAGACGAGCATGGAAAAGAACGGGCTGGAGGACAGTGTGGGCAGAACAGGGTCCCCGACCCCGACCATGGCGCCGCTAGCAGACCTGAATGACAGAGAATGGGGCGAGTCTGAGCGTGGCAACCCTGAGCCCAGGACCGAACTTCCGAGCGCTCTGCGGGAACAAAGCCCAGCCAGTCTGAACGGAGCGGAGGAAGGGGGGGCAGAGGtagggggggcggaggacgaGTGTGCCGTCGGCCCGGGGACCGTCAGCGCATCTGTAAGCGATGACTTCGCGTCCTTCTGTCAGGCGGTGTCGCCGGACGGGCTGGAGGACTTCGGGGACTTCAATGCCACGGGCTTCGCTGCCCCGCCCTTCCTCGAAGGGGAGGAGCCGCCCGCCAATCGCACCAATGAGGAGGGGAGCTCCGGGGACTTTGGCCAGACTGAGACACTGGACAGGGTCGCTGATTTGGCCGCCAGGCCCACCACAGAATCCACCGAGGAGGGGGAGTTTGGCGGGTCAGAAGACGGCGAGAGCgtaaaaaaggagggggaggaagaccAGGGGGAGTTTGCGGGCTTTCCTGGCAGCGACAGCTTCGCCGACTTCAGCTCGGCGCccacgggggcggagccggacAGCCCCGCGGGGTGGAGCGCGTTCGAGCAGCCGGAGGACGCCGCCCCGGCGGGGGGGAGTTCCTGGGCCGCGTTCCAGGCGGAGCAAGGCGCCGTGCTCGGGGGCGAGAATGAGGAGACGAGCTGGGATGATGCCGCCACAGCGCCCCCGTCTGGCTGCCCCCGGACCTGCAGGAGGGACAGCTTGACG GCGTCTCTGGCCAGCCGGTTGGAGAGGCTCTTCAGGGTCAGCTTTCCCGCGGTGGGGGAGCCCGAGGCGGGAGGAGAGGTCCCCTCCCTCAAGGCCCTGCTGGAGCCCCCTGACGCACGGCTGGAGccaggggaagagagaagctCCGCCTCCCACAGCAC GGGGCCGCGGGACGTGTGGTGGCGGCTGCAGGACATCCACGACGCGTTCGGCCTGCGCTACCAGTGGGGCGGCTCCCATAGCAACCGGGCGCTGCTCTGCTCCCTGGGCATCGACAACCGCAGCATC CTGTTTACAGGCCAGAAGAAACAGCCTGTGATCGTGCCCGCGTACGCTGCCAGCCTG GGTATGCTGGAGCCCACCAAAGACCCCGCGAGCCCCCTTTCAGCGGCAGAAAAGACAGCGTCTATAGCACAAGCACCTTCCACCTCTCTGGAAATTAGCACTTCACCAGATTCCACTCAG CAGGAGGCGCTCTTACCCATCCAGTTTGACTGGAGCAGCAGTGGCCTTACTAACCCCCTGGATG GCAAGCTAACCACAGCCAAGCTGGAGACCAGCAACACCAGCAGCCTGCCTGACTCCTTCGCCCACCCCATCTCTGCTGTGGGGAAGACCTGCAGCTCTTCCAG gaaacacagacaggaggggGCCCTGAGCGAGGAGGCAGCCAGGGTGATGGCAGCCCTGCCTGACCTGTCCTTCATGCTGGCCAGAGTGGTGATGTTTCCGGTGGCTGTCACCTGA
- the LOC118218209 gene encoding aftiphilin-like isoform X3 — translation MEPDVIRMYSSSPPPLDDAPEEEDEEFGDFGGFSGVASSVSFGEFDSPKGFGQSRAADTSPPGRSGGTVAAGFAPGGPGRGPGAAQLRSDPRDPGCSHASPLPERMFGSEAVRKPAPGAQAASGGRAESRARDCNRDVPAAEGFNNGFGPFDAEEAPVVRPKKRGPAAKPTLDCCGHRPVTSSTPAGPPRICSLGSDGPLHASGAPGGTSLGGMVSEPRSGTALVETSMEKNGLEDSVGRTGSPTPTMAPLADLNDREWGESERGNPEPRTELPSALREQSPASLNGAEEGGAEVGGAEDECAVGPGTVSASVSDDFASFCQAVSPDGLEDFGDFNATGFAAPPFLEGEEPPANRTNEEGSSGDFGQTETLDRVADLAARPTTESTEEGEFGGSEDGESVKKEGEEDQGEFAGFPGSDSFADFSSAPTGAEPDSPAGWSAFEQPEDAAPAGGSSWAAFQAEQGAVLGGENEETSWDDAATAPPSGCPRTCRRDSLTASLASRLERLFRVSFPAVGEPEAGGEVPSLKALLEPPDARLEPGEERSSASHSTGPRDVWWRLQDIHDAFGLRYQWGGSHSNRALLCSLGIDNRSILFTGQKKQPVIVPAYAASLGMLEPTKDPASPLSAAEKTASIAQAPSTSLEISTSPDSTQQEALLPIQFDWSSSGLTNPLDVSS, via the exons ATGGAGCCGGACGTCATACGCATGTACTCCtcgtccccaccccccctggaCGACGCgcccgaggaggaggacgaggaatTCGGGGACTTCGGCGGCTTCTCGGGGGTGGCCTCCAGCGTCAGCTTCGGCGAGTTCGACTCCCCCAAAGGCTTCGGCCAGTCCCGCGCCGCGGACACGTCGCCCCCCGGCCGCTCGGGCGGGACGGTCGCGGCCGGCTTCGCCCCGGGGGGTCCTGGCCGGGGCCCTGGTGCGGCCCAGCTGCGGTCTGACCCCCGCGACCCCGGCTGCAGCCACGCCTCCCCGCTGCCTGAAAGGATGTTCGGCAGCGAGGCTGTCCGAAAGCCCGCCCCTGGGGCCCAGGCGGCCAGTGGCGGGCGAGCTGAGAGCCGCGCCCGCGACTGCAACCGGGACGTCCCGGCCGCGGAGGGTTTTAACAACGGCTTTGGGCCGTTTGACGCGGAGGAAGCCCCTGTCGTCAGACCCAAAAAGAGAGGGCCGGCTGCTAAGCCCACACTGGACTGTTGTGGGCACAGGCCTGTGACCAGCTCCACCCCAGCGGGCCCACCCCGAATCTGCAGCCTGGGGTCAGATGGTCCGCTGCACGCTAGCGGAGCGCCTGGAGGGACGTCCCTGGGCGGCATGGTCAGTGAACCGCGCTCTGGGACAGCGCTGGTCGAGACGAGCATGGAAAAGAACGGGCTGGAGGACAGTGTGGGCAGAACAGGGTCCCCGACCCCGACCATGGCGCCGCTAGCAGACCTGAATGACAGAGAATGGGGCGAGTCTGAGCGTGGCAACCCTGAGCCCAGGACCGAACTTCCGAGCGCTCTGCGGGAACAAAGCCCAGCCAGTCTGAACGGAGCGGAGGAAGGGGGGGCAGAGGtagggggggcggaggacgaGTGTGCCGTCGGCCCGGGGACCGTCAGCGCATCTGTAAGCGATGACTTCGCGTCCTTCTGTCAGGCGGTGTCGCCGGACGGGCTGGAGGACTTCGGGGACTTCAATGCCACGGGCTTCGCTGCCCCGCCCTTCCTCGAAGGGGAGGAGCCGCCCGCCAATCGCACCAATGAGGAGGGGAGCTCCGGGGACTTTGGCCAGACTGAGACACTGGACAGGGTCGCTGATTTGGCCGCCAGGCCCACCACAGAATCCACCGAGGAGGGGGAGTTTGGCGGGTCAGAAGACGGCGAGAGCgtaaaaaaggagggggaggaagaccAGGGGGAGTTTGCGGGCTTTCCTGGCAGCGACAGCTTCGCCGACTTCAGCTCGGCGCccacgggggcggagccggacAGCCCCGCGGGGTGGAGCGCGTTCGAGCAGCCGGAGGACGCCGCCCCGGCGGGGGGGAGTTCCTGGGCCGCGTTCCAGGCGGAGCAAGGCGCCGTGCTCGGGGGCGAGAATGAGGAGACGAGCTGGGATGATGCCGCCACAGCGCCCCCGTCTGGCTGCCCCCGGACCTGCAGGAGGGACAGCTTGACG GCGTCTCTGGCCAGCCGGTTGGAGAGGCTCTTCAGGGTCAGCTTTCCCGCGGTGGGGGAGCCCGAGGCGGGAGGAGAGGTCCCCTCCCTCAAGGCCCTGCTGGAGCCCCCTGACGCACGGCTGGAGccaggggaagagagaagctCCGCCTCCCACAGCAC GGGGCCGCGGGACGTGTGGTGGCGGCTGCAGGACATCCACGACGCGTTCGGCCTGCGCTACCAGTGGGGCGGCTCCCATAGCAACCGGGCGCTGCTCTGCTCCCTGGGCATCGACAACCGCAGCATC CTGTTTACAGGCCAGAAGAAACAGCCTGTGATCGTGCCCGCGTACGCTGCCAGCCTG GGTATGCTGGAGCCCACCAAAGACCCCGCGAGCCCCCTTTCAGCGGCAGAAAAGACAGCGTCTATAGCACAAGCACCTTCCACCTCTCTGGAAATTAGCACTTCACCAGATTCCACTCAG CAGGAGGCGCTCTTACCCATCCAGTTTGACTGGAGCAGCAGTGGCCTTACTAACCCCCTGGATG TCTCAAGCTAG
- the LOC118218209 gene encoding aftiphilin-like isoform X2 → MEPDVIRMYSSSPPPLDDAPEEEDEEFGDFGGFSGVASSVSFGEFDSPKGFGQSRAADTSPPGRSGGTVAAGFAPGGPGRGPGAAQLRSDPRDPGCSHASPLPERMFGSEAVRKPAPGAQAASGGRAESRARDCNRDVPAAEGFNNGFGPFDAEEAPVVRPKKRGPAAKPTLDCCGHRPVTSSTPAGPPRICSLGSDGPLHASGAPGGTSLGGMVSEPRSGTALVETSMEKNGLEDSVGRTGSPTPTMAPLADLNDREWGESERGNPEPRTELPSALREQSPASLNGAEEGGAEVGGAEDECAVGPGTVSASVSDDFASFCQAVSPDGLEDFGDFNATGFAAPPFLEGEEPPANRTNEEGSSGDFGQTETLDRVADLAARPTTESTEEGEFGGSEDGESVKKEGEEDQGEFAGFPGSDSFADFSSAPTGAEPDSPAGWSAFEQPEDAAPAGGSSWAAFQAEQGAVLGGENEETSWDDAATAPPSGCPRTCRRDSLTASLASRLERLFRVSFPAVGEPEAGGEVPSLKALLEPPDARLEPGEERSSASHSTGPRDVWWRLQDIHDAFGLRYQWGGSHSNRALLCSLGIDNRSILFTGQKKQPVIVPAYAASLGMLEPTKDPASPLSAAEKTASIAQAPSTSLEISTSPDSTQEALLPIQFDWSSSGLTNPLDGKLTTAKLETSNTSSLPDSFAHPISAVGKTCSSSRKHRQEGALSEEAARVMAALPDLSFMLARVVMFPVAVT, encoded by the exons ATGGAGCCGGACGTCATACGCATGTACTCCtcgtccccaccccccctggaCGACGCgcccgaggaggaggacgaggaatTCGGGGACTTCGGCGGCTTCTCGGGGGTGGCCTCCAGCGTCAGCTTCGGCGAGTTCGACTCCCCCAAAGGCTTCGGCCAGTCCCGCGCCGCGGACACGTCGCCCCCCGGCCGCTCGGGCGGGACGGTCGCGGCCGGCTTCGCCCCGGGGGGTCCTGGCCGGGGCCCTGGTGCGGCCCAGCTGCGGTCTGACCCCCGCGACCCCGGCTGCAGCCACGCCTCCCCGCTGCCTGAAAGGATGTTCGGCAGCGAGGCTGTCCGAAAGCCCGCCCCTGGGGCCCAGGCGGCCAGTGGCGGGCGAGCTGAGAGCCGCGCCCGCGACTGCAACCGGGACGTCCCGGCCGCGGAGGGTTTTAACAACGGCTTTGGGCCGTTTGACGCGGAGGAAGCCCCTGTCGTCAGACCCAAAAAGAGAGGGCCGGCTGCTAAGCCCACACTGGACTGTTGTGGGCACAGGCCTGTGACCAGCTCCACCCCAGCGGGCCCACCCCGAATCTGCAGCCTGGGGTCAGATGGTCCGCTGCACGCTAGCGGAGCGCCTGGAGGGACGTCCCTGGGCGGCATGGTCAGTGAACCGCGCTCTGGGACAGCGCTGGTCGAGACGAGCATGGAAAAGAACGGGCTGGAGGACAGTGTGGGCAGAACAGGGTCCCCGACCCCGACCATGGCGCCGCTAGCAGACCTGAATGACAGAGAATGGGGCGAGTCTGAGCGTGGCAACCCTGAGCCCAGGACCGAACTTCCGAGCGCTCTGCGGGAACAAAGCCCAGCCAGTCTGAACGGAGCGGAGGAAGGGGGGGCAGAGGtagggggggcggaggacgaGTGTGCCGTCGGCCCGGGGACCGTCAGCGCATCTGTAAGCGATGACTTCGCGTCCTTCTGTCAGGCGGTGTCGCCGGACGGGCTGGAGGACTTCGGGGACTTCAATGCCACGGGCTTCGCTGCCCCGCCCTTCCTCGAAGGGGAGGAGCCGCCCGCCAATCGCACCAATGAGGAGGGGAGCTCCGGGGACTTTGGCCAGACTGAGACACTGGACAGGGTCGCTGATTTGGCCGCCAGGCCCACCACAGAATCCACCGAGGAGGGGGAGTTTGGCGGGTCAGAAGACGGCGAGAGCgtaaaaaaggagggggaggaagaccAGGGGGAGTTTGCGGGCTTTCCTGGCAGCGACAGCTTCGCCGACTTCAGCTCGGCGCccacgggggcggagccggacAGCCCCGCGGGGTGGAGCGCGTTCGAGCAGCCGGAGGACGCCGCCCCGGCGGGGGGGAGTTCCTGGGCCGCGTTCCAGGCGGAGCAAGGCGCCGTGCTCGGGGGCGAGAATGAGGAGACGAGCTGGGATGATGCCGCCACAGCGCCCCCGTCTGGCTGCCCCCGGACCTGCAGGAGGGACAGCTTGACG GCGTCTCTGGCCAGCCGGTTGGAGAGGCTCTTCAGGGTCAGCTTTCCCGCGGTGGGGGAGCCCGAGGCGGGAGGAGAGGTCCCCTCCCTCAAGGCCCTGCTGGAGCCCCCTGACGCACGGCTGGAGccaggggaagagagaagctCCGCCTCCCACAGCAC GGGGCCGCGGGACGTGTGGTGGCGGCTGCAGGACATCCACGACGCGTTCGGCCTGCGCTACCAGTGGGGCGGCTCCCATAGCAACCGGGCGCTGCTCTGCTCCCTGGGCATCGACAACCGCAGCATC CTGTTTACAGGCCAGAAGAAACAGCCTGTGATCGTGCCCGCGTACGCTGCCAGCCTG GGTATGCTGGAGCCCACCAAAGACCCCGCGAGCCCCCTTTCAGCGGCAGAAAAGACAGCGTCTATAGCACAAGCACCTTCCACCTCTCTGGAAATTAGCACTTCACCAGATTCCACTCAG GAGGCGCTCTTACCCATCCAGTTTGACTGGAGCAGCAGTGGCCTTACTAACCCCCTGGATG GCAAGCTAACCACAGCCAAGCTGGAGACCAGCAACACCAGCAGCCTGCCTGACTCCTTCGCCCACCCCATCTCTGCTGTGGGGAAGACCTGCAGCTCTTCCAG gaaacacagacaggaggggGCCCTGAGCGAGGAGGCAGCCAGGGTGATGGCAGCCCTGCCTGACCTGTCCTTCATGCTGGCCAGAGTGGTGATGTTTCCGGTGGCTGTCACCTGA
- the LOC118218209 gene encoding aftiphilin-like isoform X4, giving the protein MEPDVIRMYSSSPPPLDDAPEEEDEEFGDFGGFSGVASSVSFGEFDSPKGFGQSRAADTSPPGRSGGTVAAGFAPGGPGRGPGAAQLRSDPRDPGCSHASPLPERMFGSEAVRKPAPGAQAASGGRAESRARDCNRDVPAAEGFNNGFGPFDAEEAPVVRPKKRGPAAKPTLDCCGHRPVTSSTPAGPPRICSLGSDGPLHASGAPGGTSLGGMVSEPRSGTALVETSMEKNGLEDSVGRTGSPTPTMAPLADLNDREWGESERGNPEPRTELPSALREQSPASLNGAEEGGAEVGGAEDECAVGPGTVSASVSDDFASFCQAVSPDGLEDFGDFNATGFAAPPFLEGEEPPANRTNEEGSSGDFGQTETLDRVADLAARPTTESTEEGEFGGSEDGESVKKEGEEDQGEFAGFPGSDSFADFSSAPTGAEPDSPAGWSAFEQPEDAAPAGGSSWAAFQAEQGAVLGGENEETSWDDAATAPPSGCPRTCRRDSLTASLASRLERLFRVSFPAVGEPEAGGEVPSLKALLEPPDARLEPGEERSSASHSTGPRDVWWRLQDIHDAFGLRYQWGGSHSNRALLCSLGIDNRSILFTGQKKQPVIVPAYAASLGMLEPTKDPASPLSAAEKTASIAQAPSTSLEISTSPDSTQEALLPIQFDWSSSGLTNPLDVSS; this is encoded by the exons ATGGAGCCGGACGTCATACGCATGTACTCCtcgtccccaccccccctggaCGACGCgcccgaggaggaggacgaggaatTCGGGGACTTCGGCGGCTTCTCGGGGGTGGCCTCCAGCGTCAGCTTCGGCGAGTTCGACTCCCCCAAAGGCTTCGGCCAGTCCCGCGCCGCGGACACGTCGCCCCCCGGCCGCTCGGGCGGGACGGTCGCGGCCGGCTTCGCCCCGGGGGGTCCTGGCCGGGGCCCTGGTGCGGCCCAGCTGCGGTCTGACCCCCGCGACCCCGGCTGCAGCCACGCCTCCCCGCTGCCTGAAAGGATGTTCGGCAGCGAGGCTGTCCGAAAGCCCGCCCCTGGGGCCCAGGCGGCCAGTGGCGGGCGAGCTGAGAGCCGCGCCCGCGACTGCAACCGGGACGTCCCGGCCGCGGAGGGTTTTAACAACGGCTTTGGGCCGTTTGACGCGGAGGAAGCCCCTGTCGTCAGACCCAAAAAGAGAGGGCCGGCTGCTAAGCCCACACTGGACTGTTGTGGGCACAGGCCTGTGACCAGCTCCACCCCAGCGGGCCCACCCCGAATCTGCAGCCTGGGGTCAGATGGTCCGCTGCACGCTAGCGGAGCGCCTGGAGGGACGTCCCTGGGCGGCATGGTCAGTGAACCGCGCTCTGGGACAGCGCTGGTCGAGACGAGCATGGAAAAGAACGGGCTGGAGGACAGTGTGGGCAGAACAGGGTCCCCGACCCCGACCATGGCGCCGCTAGCAGACCTGAATGACAGAGAATGGGGCGAGTCTGAGCGTGGCAACCCTGAGCCCAGGACCGAACTTCCGAGCGCTCTGCGGGAACAAAGCCCAGCCAGTCTGAACGGAGCGGAGGAAGGGGGGGCAGAGGtagggggggcggaggacgaGTGTGCCGTCGGCCCGGGGACCGTCAGCGCATCTGTAAGCGATGACTTCGCGTCCTTCTGTCAGGCGGTGTCGCCGGACGGGCTGGAGGACTTCGGGGACTTCAATGCCACGGGCTTCGCTGCCCCGCCCTTCCTCGAAGGGGAGGAGCCGCCCGCCAATCGCACCAATGAGGAGGGGAGCTCCGGGGACTTTGGCCAGACTGAGACACTGGACAGGGTCGCTGATTTGGCCGCCAGGCCCACCACAGAATCCACCGAGGAGGGGGAGTTTGGCGGGTCAGAAGACGGCGAGAGCgtaaaaaaggagggggaggaagaccAGGGGGAGTTTGCGGGCTTTCCTGGCAGCGACAGCTTCGCCGACTTCAGCTCGGCGCccacgggggcggagccggacAGCCCCGCGGGGTGGAGCGCGTTCGAGCAGCCGGAGGACGCCGCCCCGGCGGGGGGGAGTTCCTGGGCCGCGTTCCAGGCGGAGCAAGGCGCCGTGCTCGGGGGCGAGAATGAGGAGACGAGCTGGGATGATGCCGCCACAGCGCCCCCGTCTGGCTGCCCCCGGACCTGCAGGAGGGACAGCTTGACG GCGTCTCTGGCCAGCCGGTTGGAGAGGCTCTTCAGGGTCAGCTTTCCCGCGGTGGGGGAGCCCGAGGCGGGAGGAGAGGTCCCCTCCCTCAAGGCCCTGCTGGAGCCCCCTGACGCACGGCTGGAGccaggggaagagagaagctCCGCCTCCCACAGCAC GGGGCCGCGGGACGTGTGGTGGCGGCTGCAGGACATCCACGACGCGTTCGGCCTGCGCTACCAGTGGGGCGGCTCCCATAGCAACCGGGCGCTGCTCTGCTCCCTGGGCATCGACAACCGCAGCATC CTGTTTACAGGCCAGAAGAAACAGCCTGTGATCGTGCCCGCGTACGCTGCCAGCCTG GGTATGCTGGAGCCCACCAAAGACCCCGCGAGCCCCCTTTCAGCGGCAGAAAAGACAGCGTCTATAGCACAAGCACCTTCCACCTCTCTGGAAATTAGCACTTCACCAGATTCCACTCAG GAGGCGCTCTTACCCATCCAGTTTGACTGGAGCAGCAGTGGCCTTACTAACCCCCTGGATG TCTCAAGCTAG
- the LOC118218209 gene encoding aftiphilin-like isoform X5, whose protein sequence is MEPDVIRMYSSSPPPLDDAPEEEDEEFGDFGGFSGVASSVSFGEFDSPKGFGQSRAADTSPPGRSGGTVAAGFAPGGPGRGPGAAQLRSDPRDPGCSHASPLPERMFGSEAVRKPAPGAQAASGGRAESRARDCNRDVPAAEGFNNGFGPFDAEEAPVVRPKKRGPAAKPTLDCCGHRPVTSSTPAGPPRICSLGSDGPLHASGAPGGTSLGGMVSEPRSGTALVETSMEKNGLEDSVGRTGSPTPTMAPLADLNDREWGESERGNPEPRTELPSALREQSPASLNGAEEGGAEVGGAEDECAVGPGTVSASVSDDFASFCQAVSPDGLEDFGDFNATGFAAPPFLEGEEPPANRTNEEGSSGDFGQTETLDRVADLAARPTTESTEEGEFGGSEDGESVKKEGEEDQGEFAGFPGSDSFADFSSAPTGAEPDSPAGWSAFEQPEDAAPAGGSSWAAFQAEQGAVLGGENEETSWDDAATAPPSGCPRTCRRDSLTASLASRLERLFRVSFPAVGEPEAGGEVPSLKALLEPPDARLEPGEERSSASHSTGPRDVWWRLQDIHDAFGLRYQWGGSHSNRALLCSLGIDNRSILFTGQKKQPVIVPAYAASLGMLEPTKDPASPLSAAEKTASIAQAPSTSLEISTSPDSTQAS, encoded by the exons ATGGAGCCGGACGTCATACGCATGTACTCCtcgtccccaccccccctggaCGACGCgcccgaggaggaggacgaggaatTCGGGGACTTCGGCGGCTTCTCGGGGGTGGCCTCCAGCGTCAGCTTCGGCGAGTTCGACTCCCCCAAAGGCTTCGGCCAGTCCCGCGCCGCGGACACGTCGCCCCCCGGCCGCTCGGGCGGGACGGTCGCGGCCGGCTTCGCCCCGGGGGGTCCTGGCCGGGGCCCTGGTGCGGCCCAGCTGCGGTCTGACCCCCGCGACCCCGGCTGCAGCCACGCCTCCCCGCTGCCTGAAAGGATGTTCGGCAGCGAGGCTGTCCGAAAGCCCGCCCCTGGGGCCCAGGCGGCCAGTGGCGGGCGAGCTGAGAGCCGCGCCCGCGACTGCAACCGGGACGTCCCGGCCGCGGAGGGTTTTAACAACGGCTTTGGGCCGTTTGACGCGGAGGAAGCCCCTGTCGTCAGACCCAAAAAGAGAGGGCCGGCTGCTAAGCCCACACTGGACTGTTGTGGGCACAGGCCTGTGACCAGCTCCACCCCAGCGGGCCCACCCCGAATCTGCAGCCTGGGGTCAGATGGTCCGCTGCACGCTAGCGGAGCGCCTGGAGGGACGTCCCTGGGCGGCATGGTCAGTGAACCGCGCTCTGGGACAGCGCTGGTCGAGACGAGCATGGAAAAGAACGGGCTGGAGGACAGTGTGGGCAGAACAGGGTCCCCGACCCCGACCATGGCGCCGCTAGCAGACCTGAATGACAGAGAATGGGGCGAGTCTGAGCGTGGCAACCCTGAGCCCAGGACCGAACTTCCGAGCGCTCTGCGGGAACAAAGCCCAGCCAGTCTGAACGGAGCGGAGGAAGGGGGGGCAGAGGtagggggggcggaggacgaGTGTGCCGTCGGCCCGGGGACCGTCAGCGCATCTGTAAGCGATGACTTCGCGTCCTTCTGTCAGGCGGTGTCGCCGGACGGGCTGGAGGACTTCGGGGACTTCAATGCCACGGGCTTCGCTGCCCCGCCCTTCCTCGAAGGGGAGGAGCCGCCCGCCAATCGCACCAATGAGGAGGGGAGCTCCGGGGACTTTGGCCAGACTGAGACACTGGACAGGGTCGCTGATTTGGCCGCCAGGCCCACCACAGAATCCACCGAGGAGGGGGAGTTTGGCGGGTCAGAAGACGGCGAGAGCgtaaaaaaggagggggaggaagaccAGGGGGAGTTTGCGGGCTTTCCTGGCAGCGACAGCTTCGCCGACTTCAGCTCGGCGCccacgggggcggagccggacAGCCCCGCGGGGTGGAGCGCGTTCGAGCAGCCGGAGGACGCCGCCCCGGCGGGGGGGAGTTCCTGGGCCGCGTTCCAGGCGGAGCAAGGCGCCGTGCTCGGGGGCGAGAATGAGGAGACGAGCTGGGATGATGCCGCCACAGCGCCCCCGTCTGGCTGCCCCCGGACCTGCAGGAGGGACAGCTTGACG GCGTCTCTGGCCAGCCGGTTGGAGAGGCTCTTCAGGGTCAGCTTTCCCGCGGTGGGGGAGCCCGAGGCGGGAGGAGAGGTCCCCTCCCTCAAGGCCCTGCTGGAGCCCCCTGACGCACGGCTGGAGccaggggaagagagaagctCCGCCTCCCACAGCAC GGGGCCGCGGGACGTGTGGTGGCGGCTGCAGGACATCCACGACGCGTTCGGCCTGCGCTACCAGTGGGGCGGCTCCCATAGCAACCGGGCGCTGCTCTGCTCCCTGGGCATCGACAACCGCAGCATC CTGTTTACAGGCCAGAAGAAACAGCCTGTGATCGTGCCCGCGTACGCTGCCAGCCTG GGTATGCTGGAGCCCACCAAAGACCCCGCGAGCCCCCTTTCAGCGGCAGAAAAGACAGCGTCTATAGCACAAGCACCTTCCACCTCTCTGGAAATTAGCACTTCACCAGATTCCACTCAG GCAAGCTAA